A section of the Marinimicrobium koreense genome encodes:
- the ccoO gene encoding cytochrome-c oxidase, cbb3-type subunit II, translating to MKYHDVVEKNIGLMTVLMVVAISFGGLVQIVPQFFLKETTEPVAGLKPLAPLELEGRDIYIREGCHVCHTQMVRPLRAEVERYGHYSVAGEHVYEHPFLWGSKRTGPDLARVGGRYSDDWHKAHLYNPRTVVPESNMPAFPWLYDNKLTGEHTEAKMRGLRKVGVPYTDEDIEGAGEEVKGVTEMDALVAYLQQLGTLLTEKR from the coding sequence ATGAAATATCATGATGTAGTTGAAAAAAATATTGGCTTAATGACCGTGCTGATGGTTGTTGCCATCAGTTTCGGTGGTCTGGTTCAGATCGTTCCGCAATTCTTCCTCAAGGAAACCACCGAGCCGGTGGCCGGGCTGAAGCCCTTGGCCCCGCTGGAGCTTGAAGGGCGGGATATTTATATTCGCGAAGGCTGCCACGTCTGTCATACCCAGATGGTTCGTCCCCTGCGCGCGGAGGTAGAGCGCTACGGGCACTACTCGGTGGCCGGCGAACACGTTTACGAACACCCCTTCCTGTGGGGCTCCAAGCGCACCGGGCCGGATCTGGCGCGAGTGGGTGGTCGGTACTCCGACGACTGGCACAAAGCCCATTTGTACAACCCGCGCACCGTGGTGCCTGAGTCCAACATGCCGGCTTTCCCCTGGCTTTATGACAACAAGCTGACCGGCGAACATACCGAAGCGAAGATGCGCGGTTTGCGCAAAGTGGGTGTGCCTTACACCGACGAGGATATCGAAGGTGCGGGTGAAGAGGTCAAGGGCGTAACGGAAATGGATGCTCTGGTCGCCTACCTGCAGCAGTTGGGCACTTTGCTGACCGAGAAGCGGTGA
- the ccoG gene encoding cytochrome c oxidase accessory protein CcoG: MTNKSKQTEQEQDTGIRYVNLYEADEKVYMRRITGFYQKLRRYTGMPLLAAYLLMPWLVIDGRPAMLFDLPERRFHVLWLSFGPQDGMFLAWLLIIAAFMLFTVTVLVGRVWCGFTCPQTVWTQMFIWAEFLCEGDRNKRMKLDARPWGPEKVARKGAKHGIWLLIALVTALTFVGYFVPIRDLLVGLATIDVHPAAAFWVFFFTAATYMNAGFLREQVCKYMCPYARFQSVMYDKDTLTVFYNYVRGEPRGPRKPTDDPKEKGLGDCIDCSWCVQVCPVDIDIRDGLQAECIDCGLCVDACNQVMDRMDYPRGLISFTTEDAIEKGHTKVFRPRLLGYGAVLLVMLSVFAYALSARLPVGLDVLRDRGMRMYRISGPDVENVYTLKINNKDRDTHIYDLSVSGDYPFELEGYRPLPVNEGEVLTLPVRVVVPREALDTVKTSVTLRVEARENPEIYTEHTTTFIGPALRDQ, encoded by the coding sequence ATGACGAACAAGAGTAAGCAAACGGAGCAGGAACAGGATACAGGGATACGCTATGTAAACCTCTATGAGGCCGACGAAAAGGTGTATATGCGGCGCATTACCGGCTTCTACCAGAAGCTGCGCCGCTACACCGGCATGCCTCTGTTGGCCGCTTACCTGTTGATGCCCTGGCTGGTCATCGACGGCCGCCCCGCCATGCTGTTCGATCTTCCCGAGCGGCGCTTTCACGTTCTGTGGCTCAGCTTTGGGCCTCAGGACGGTATGTTTCTCGCCTGGCTGCTGATCATTGCCGCCTTCATGCTGTTTACCGTCACGGTCCTGGTGGGTCGTGTCTGGTGCGGTTTCACCTGCCCGCAAACGGTCTGGACCCAGATGTTCATCTGGGCCGAGTTTCTGTGCGAGGGCGATCGCAATAAACGCATGAAGCTCGATGCACGGCCCTGGGGGCCGGAGAAGGTTGCCCGCAAAGGCGCCAAGCACGGCATCTGGCTGTTGATTGCCCTGGTGACCGCACTCACCTTCGTGGGTTACTTCGTTCCCATACGGGATTTGTTGGTCGGGCTGGCCACCATCGACGTTCACCCCGCTGCGGCCTTCTGGGTATTCTTTTTCACTGCGGCCACCTATATGAACGCCGGTTTTCTGCGCGAACAGGTGTGCAAGTACATGTGCCCCTATGCTCGCTTTCAATCGGTGATGTACGACAAAGACACCCTGACGGTGTTCTACAACTACGTGCGCGGTGAGCCGCGCGGCCCTCGCAAACCCACCGATGATCCCAAGGAAAAAGGGCTGGGCGATTGCATTGACTGCTCCTGGTGTGTGCAGGTCTGTCCCGTGGACATCGACATTCGCGACGGTCTGCAGGCTGAGTGTATTGACTGTGGCTTGTGCGTGGATGCCTGCAATCAGGTGATGGACCGCATGGATTACCCGCGCGGTCTGATCAGCTTCACCACCGAAGATGCCATTGAAAAAGGCCACACCAAAGTGTTCCGCCCCCGACTTCTGGGTTACGGTGCTGTGTTGCTGGTCATGCTCAGTGTGTTCGCCTATGCGCTGAGTGCCCGACTGCCTGTTGGCCTGGACGTATTGCGCGATCGGGGGATGCGGATGTACCGGATCAGTGGTCCCGATGTGGAAAACGTCTACACCCTGAAAATCAACAACAAGGATCGGGACACGCACATCTACGACCTCTCGGTCAGTGGCGACTACCCGTTTGAGCTGGAAGGTTATCGGCCCCTGCCGGTGAACGAAGGGGAGGTGTTGACCTTGCCGGTGCGGGTGGTTGTGCCCAGAGAGGCCCTGGATACCGTGAAAACCTCGGTGACTCTGCGAGTCGAGGCGCGGGAAAACCCGGAGATCTACACCGAACATACCACCACGTTTATTGGCCCGGCGCTGCGCGATCAGTAG
- a CDS encoding FixH family protein — MTDKTPVAPWYRQPWFWFVMSPLILVVCVSLSFVTVSVFYADDRVVDNYYKQGRSINQSFEQEARARALNLAAEVVFDPVTGEILLNLSGDGALPEVLHLLVGHPVNADQDQRVLLQRVRDGHYRGDLTQAVSHRRYLTLLPDHDASQMRSAEWLLRGEIHFEQRNRIELRPTDRAP; from the coding sequence ATGACCGACAAGACCCCCGTAGCTCCCTGGTATCGGCAACCCTGGTTCTGGTTTGTCATGTCGCCGCTCATACTGGTGGTTTGTGTTTCACTGAGCTTCGTGACCGTGTCGGTGTTCTATGCCGATGACCGGGTAGTGGACAACTACTACAAGCAGGGTCGGAGCATCAATCAGAGCTTTGAACAGGAGGCCCGGGCCCGGGCGCTCAATCTGGCCGCTGAGGTGGTGTTCGATCCGGTCACCGGGGAAATTCTGCTGAATCTTTCGGGTGACGGAGCGCTGCCGGAGGTGTTGCATCTTCTGGTAGGGCACCCGGTCAACGCCGATCAGGATCAGCGGGTGTTGCTTCAGAGAGTGCGCGATGGTCACTATCGCGGGGATCTGACCCAGGCGGTCAGCCACCGCCGCTATCTGACGCTGCTGCCGGACCATGATGCCTCTCAGATGCGCTCTGCCGAGTGGTTGCTGCGCGGCGAAATCCATTTCGAGCAGCGCAATCGGATTGAGCTTCGCCCCACCGATCGCGCGCCCTAA
- a CDS encoding CcoQ/FixQ family Cbb3-type cytochrome c oxidase assembly chaperone produces MDQGTLGAISTVLVTIAFIGICWWAFSPRRKKRFDDAANLPFADEDQNKQASESPDSEEQNEQADHHAGDETDRRN; encoded by the coding sequence ATGGATCAGGGTACTTTGGGCGCAATATCAACGGTTCTGGTCACCATCGCTTTCATCGGCATCTGCTGGTGGGCTTTTTCGCCCCGTCGGAAAAAGCGCTTTGATGACGCGGCCAATTTGCCCTTTGCCGATGAAGACCAGAACAAACAAGCTTCGGAGTCGCCCGACTCCGAGGAACAGAATGAACAGGCGGATCATCACGCCGGTGATGAGACTGACAGGCGGAACTGA
- the ccoN gene encoding cytochrome-c oxidase, cbb3-type subunit I yields the protein MSSNLTAAGDHPVYDYKVVRQFSIMTIVWGIVGMGVGVLIAAQLVWPALNDLVQPFTHFGRLRPLHTNAVIFAFGGCALMATSYYVVQRTCQAPLFGGWLVPFTFWGWQAVIVLAAITLPMGLTSSKEYAELEWPIDILIAVVWISYAIVFFGTIAKRKTSHIYVANWFYGGFILTVAVLHVVNSAAIPVAWFKSYSAYAGAADAMIQWWYGHNAVGFFLTAGFLGMMYYFVPKQANRPVYSYQLSIVHFWALISVYIWAGSHHLHYSALPDWAQSLGMVMSLILLAPSWGGMINGIMTLSGAWHKLRTDPTLRFLVVSLSFYGMSTFEGPMMSIKTVNALSHNTDWTIGHVHSGALGWVAMISIGAIYHLLPILFGKKEMYSVKWINIHFWLATIGTVLYIASMWVNGIMQGLMWRAFNADGTLTYSFIESVIASYPGYFVRFVGGAIFLSGMVLMAFNAWRTAASSTSVAGEDNLTQPQAV from the coding sequence ATGAGTAGTAATCTGACAGCGGCCGGGGATCATCCGGTGTACGACTATAAGGTCGTGCGTCAGTTCTCCATCATGACGATTGTCTGGGGCATTGTCGGTATGGGGGTTGGCGTGTTGATCGCAGCGCAACTGGTGTGGCCGGCACTGAATGATCTGGTGCAGCCGTTCACCCACTTCGGCCGGCTGCGGCCCCTGCACACCAACGCGGTGATTTTCGCGTTTGGCGGCTGTGCCTTGATGGCCACCTCCTACTACGTGGTTCAGCGGACCTGTCAGGCGCCGCTGTTTGGCGGTTGGCTGGTGCCGTTCACCTTCTGGGGGTGGCAAGCGGTCATCGTTCTGGCCGCCATCACTCTGCCCATGGGACTGACCAGTTCCAAGGAGTATGCCGAGCTGGAGTGGCCGATTGATATCCTGATCGCGGTGGTCTGGATCAGCTACGCCATCGTGTTTTTCGGCACCATTGCCAAGCGCAAAACCTCCCACATCTATGTGGCCAACTGGTTCTATGGTGGCTTCATTCTCACCGTTGCGGTACTGCATGTGGTCAATAGCGCGGCCATTCCGGTGGCCTGGTTCAAGTCATACTCGGCCTATGCCGGTGCCGCCGATGCCATGATTCAGTGGTGGTATGGTCACAACGCGGTGGGCTTTTTCTTGACCGCAGGCTTCCTGGGCATGATGTACTACTTCGTACCCAAGCAGGCGAATCGTCCGGTGTACTCCTACCAGTTGTCCATTGTTCACTTCTGGGCGCTGATCTCGGTCTACATCTGGGCTGGTTCCCACCACCTGCACTATTCCGCGCTGCCGGACTGGGCCCAGAGTCTGGGCATGGTGATGTCCCTGATCCTGCTGGCGCCGAGCTGGGGCGGAATGATCAACGGTATCATGACGCTCTCCGGTGCCTGGCATAAGCTGCGCACTGACCCGACCCTGCGTTTCCTGGTGGTGTCACTGTCCTTCTACGGCATGTCCACTTTTGAAGGACCGATGATGTCCATCAAAACCGTGAACGCCCTGTCCCACAATACCGACTGGACCATTGGCCATGTGCACTCTGGTGCCCTGGGCTGGGTGGCGATGATTTCCATTGGTGCCATTTATCACCTGCTGCCGATCCTGTTTGGCAAAAAGGAAATGTACAGCGTCAAGTGGATCAATATCCACTTCTGGTTGGCGACCATCGGCACGGTCCTGTACATCGCCTCCATGTGGGTCAACGGCATCATGCAGGGGCTTATGTGGCGTGCCTTCAACGCCGATGGCACCTTGACGTACAGTTTTATTGAATCGGTGATCGCCAGCTACCCGGGTTACTTCGTACGCTTTGTGGGCGGTGCCATTTTCCTGTCAGGTATGGTGTTGATGGCCTTCAACGCCTGGCGCACTGCCGCGAGCTCGACCTCTGTGGCGGGTGAAGACAACTTGACTCAGCCTCAAGCGGTTTAA
- the ccoP gene encoding cytochrome-c oxidase, cbb3-type subunit III: MSTFWSLWIIVLTLTNLALLLWVLLANRKVAVRDDEDPENRTTGHVYDGIEEYDNPLPRWWFKMFIATFIFAGVYLILYPGLGSFPGVLGWTQEKELRGHQQQAQARFSEQFGEYAKTPIEELARDPQAMKMGLRLFANNCAVCHGSDGGGNWGFPNLTDDAWQWGGSPERIKQTLVQGRKAAMPAWSASLGEQGIAEVTEYVQSMGDREHDAELVSAGEQKFMRNCAACHGADGTGNINLGAPNLTDDVWLYGGEPSDIRQTLRVGRNGVMPAQGELLKDDRIHILAAYVYSLSLNYDEQE; encoded by the coding sequence ATGAGTACATTTTGGAGCCTTTGGATTATTGTCCTCACCCTCACCAACCTGGCGCTGCTACTGTGGGTACTGCTCGCCAACCGGAAGGTCGCGGTACGGGATGATGAAGACCCGGAAAACCGCACCACCGGGCATGTGTATGACGGCATTGAGGAATACGACAACCCGCTGCCGCGTTGGTGGTTCAAGATGTTTATTGCCACCTTCATTTTCGCGGGCGTCTATCTGATTCTGTACCCGGGCCTTGGCAGTTTCCCAGGGGTGCTCGGCTGGACTCAGGAGAAAGAGTTGCGCGGTCACCAGCAGCAGGCACAGGCGCGCTTCTCCGAGCAGTTTGGTGAGTACGCCAAAACCCCTATCGAGGAGCTCGCACGGGATCCTCAGGCCATGAAAATGGGCTTGCGCCTGTTCGCCAATAACTGCGCGGTCTGCCATGGCTCGGACGGTGGCGGCAACTGGGGCTTTCCGAACCTGACCGACGATGCCTGGCAGTGGGGTGGTTCCCCCGAGCGCATCAAACAGACTCTGGTGCAGGGGCGCAAAGCGGCCATGCCCGCGTGGAGCGCGAGCCTGGGTGAGCAGGGTATTGCCGAAGTGACCGAGTATGTTCAGAGCATGGGTGACCGCGAGCACGATGCCGAATTGGTGTCCGCCGGTGAGCAGAAATTCATGCGCAACTGTGCCGCCTGTCACGGAGCCGATGGCACCGGTAATATCAATCTGGGCGCGCCCAACCTGACCGATGATGTCTGGCTGTACGGCGGCGAGCCGAGCGACATCCGCCAGACCCTGCGGGTCGGGCGCAACGGTGTGATGCCCGCCCAGGGCGAGCTGCTCAAAGACGATCGGATTCATATTCTGGCCGCCTACGTCTACAGCCTGTCACTGAACTATGACGAACAAGAGTAA